From the genome of Prosthecobacter dejongeii, one region includes:
- the mobF gene encoding MobF family relaxase encodes MLSVSAMSGGQGAYYTALAREDYYLEGGEPPGVWCGEGAKALGFSGEIDKEVFSKIFDGLDAKGRPLVQNAGQENRQAGWDLTFSAPKSVSVLWSLLPSEAGAKIRECQLEAVRKACQYLEDEAGWTRRGKAGAIREKASLVVGLFEHGTSRAGDPQLHTHALFMNLAVRHDGTTGTIESKPFYQHKMAAGALYRSELAAQLQQKLGVEIERVRSWFEVKGIDKNLTEHWSTRRKEIEEALAQSGFQSSKASEMAALNTRHVKQHIAREELFEEWKVKGKEMNWGAEQAQSIVKDRPFLHRDPPQVAKALALKEALEDITNHQAFFSEREFVRKVAEEAQGKGIGADDVRKATRDYLEHNAVHLRRGDQLFFTTPEILEMEKDMLSRADNSRNGTLHQVGDLVVDQAIKENSHLRHEQKRAIEHITRGKGSIVAVSGMAGTGKTTMLKVAAQIWRESGFIPRGIALSGKAADGLNTEAGIESSTIAKALFDLEKERNLLTEKTVLILDEAGMVGTKHMSRLIKEAEKAKAKLVLVGDAKQLQPVDAGGPFAAIVDLLGDVRMTEIIRQKEPWAREAVLDMANGVASRALEAFASRGQVSITDDKSQARSVLLKAWEVAGLEKPQENLILTGTNQDAVILNRDAQAVRKKQGYLGDESVKAAGEVFHQGDRILFTKNAAPRGIRNGSIGTIDKVESQLSQLHVILDNGRRVQVPLEDYDSVKLGYAVTTHKSQGMTTQNTFILTDEAMQDRELSYVQASRARGTTRIFTTTQEAGIDMNQLVKSMSTSHQKELASSLQTVAAIQKPDLERANSARTTDISIQL; translated from the coding sequence ATGTTGTCTGTTTCTGCCATGTCTGGAGGTCAGGGGGCTTACTACACAGCTCTTGCCCGTGAAGACTACTACCTGGAAGGTGGTGAACCCCCTGGCGTCTGGTGCGGCGAGGGGGCCAAGGCTTTGGGCTTCTCAGGTGAAATTGATAAAGAAGTCTTCTCAAAAATCTTTGATGGCTTGGACGCAAAAGGACGGCCCCTTGTCCAAAATGCTGGCCAGGAAAACCGACAAGCAGGATGGGATCTGACTTTTTCGGCTCCCAAATCGGTCTCCGTTCTCTGGTCACTTCTGCCATCTGAGGCAGGGGCCAAAATCCGAGAATGCCAACTGGAGGCAGTCCGAAAAGCTTGCCAGTATCTCGAAGATGAAGCTGGATGGACTCGACGCGGAAAAGCCGGAGCAATCCGTGAAAAGGCCAGTTTGGTTGTAGGGCTTTTTGAGCACGGAACCAGCAGAGCAGGGGACCCCCAGCTTCATACGCACGCCCTTTTCATGAATCTGGCCGTGCGACATGACGGCACGACCGGGACCATTGAAAGCAAACCGTTTTACCAGCACAAAATGGCTGCTGGTGCTTTGTATCGCTCCGAGCTGGCCGCCCAGCTCCAGCAGAAACTTGGCGTCGAGATTGAGCGTGTTCGCTCATGGTTCGAGGTGAAGGGGATCGACAAGAACCTCACAGAACACTGGTCCACTAGGCGAAAAGAAATCGAGGAAGCCTTGGCACAATCTGGGTTCCAAAGTTCCAAGGCTTCCGAAATGGCAGCACTCAACACGCGCCACGTCAAACAGCACATTGCCCGTGAGGAGTTGTTTGAAGAATGGAAAGTCAAAGGCAAGGAAATGAACTGGGGCGCTGAGCAGGCTCAAAGCATCGTTAAAGATAGGCCGTTTCTACATCGAGACCCTCCCCAAGTTGCGAAAGCTCTCGCACTCAAAGAGGCTTTGGAAGACATCACCAATCACCAGGCTTTCTTTTCAGAACGCGAGTTTGTTCGCAAAGTAGCCGAGGAAGCCCAAGGCAAAGGGATCGGTGCCGATGATGTTCGGAAGGCGACTCGCGACTATCTGGAGCACAACGCCGTTCATTTGAGAAGAGGCGACCAGCTCTTTTTCACCACCCCTGAAATACTGGAAATGGAAAAAGACATGCTTTCCAGAGCTGACAATTCGCGCAACGGCACACTGCACCAGGTTGGGGATCTGGTGGTGGATCAGGCCATCAAGGAGAATTCGCACCTTCGACACGAGCAGAAAAGGGCGATTGAACACATTACCCGAGGAAAGGGCAGCATCGTTGCCGTTTCTGGGATGGCAGGCACAGGCAAAACCACCATGCTCAAAGTTGCCGCTCAAATATGGAGGGAAAGTGGCTTCATACCGCGCGGAATAGCCCTTTCCGGCAAAGCGGCTGATGGACTTAACACCGAGGCTGGAATTGAGAGTTCCACCATTGCCAAAGCCCTGTTTGATCTCGAAAAAGAGAGAAATCTGCTCACTGAAAAAACAGTTCTCATTCTGGATGAAGCTGGAATGGTCGGAACCAAGCACATGAGCAGATTGATAAAAGAGGCTGAGAAAGCGAAGGCTAAACTGGTTTTGGTCGGCGACGCCAAGCAGTTGCAACCTGTAGATGCCGGAGGTCCATTTGCCGCCATCGTGGATCTTCTGGGTGATGTCAGAATGACTGAGATCATCCGTCAAAAGGAACCTTGGGCCAGGGAGGCCGTGCTCGATATGGCAAATGGAGTGGCATCCCGTGCTTTGGAAGCCTTTGCCAGCAGGGGCCAAGTTTCAATCACTGACGACAAGTCGCAAGCGCGAAGCGTTCTGCTGAAGGCTTGGGAGGTGGCCGGACTTGAGAAGCCCCAGGAGAATTTGATTCTCACAGGCACAAATCAAGACGCCGTCATTCTGAATAGAGATGCCCAAGCTGTGCGCAAAAAACAGGGTTATCTGGGTGACGAATCAGTCAAAGCGGCCGGAGAAGTGTTTCACCAAGGGGATCGAATTTTGTTCACCAAAAACGCAGCGCCAAGAGGAATCCGGAACGGCTCCATCGGAACCATCGACAAGGTCGAAAGCCAGCTCAGCCAGCTTCATGTCATTTTGGACAATGGGCGTAGGGTCCAAGTTCCTCTTGAAGACTATGACTCGGTTAAGCTCGGCTACGCCGTTACCACTCACAAAAGTCAGGGCATGACGACGCAGAACACCTTTATTCTCACAGATGAAGCAATGCAGGACAGGGAGTTGTCTTATGTCCAAGCATCAAGGGCGAGAGGAACAACGAGGATCTTTACCACCACGCAGGAAGCAGGTATCGACATGAATCAGTTGGTGAAGTCGATGAGCACGAGTCATCAAAAAGAACTGGCCTCTTCTCTCCAAACGGTGGCAGCCATACAAAAGCCAGACCTTGAACGGGCTAATTCCGCCCGAACCACTGACATTTCAATTCAGCTATGA
- a CDS encoding ArdC family protein: FVEGGMFEGRAETSRQNGSGYGRQAVAGRGTSQDPRLDVYEVVTARILEKLAAGVVPWQSPSIARVGFPRNFSTGNYYRGINVFLLGSMEYQSPYFLTFIQAKELGGNVKKGEKGCPIVKLGTWTKDLEGQTKTADDGSQEQATEKRQFLKLYTVFNACQIEGIEFPEPPKCDTFTESQQAEAARQIVAEMPNPPSIFEGRKATPCYVPAEDAVEMPSRETFRAEWRFYKTMFHELGHSTGHQSRLARKSLLENRGMAASGEAAKIYGVEELVAEMTAAYLGAAAGIIEDDFDNSAAYLKGWMDVLKVSDHKKWLVQAASEAQKAADYILGAETGKPLE, encoded by the coding sequence TTTGTGGAGGGTGGAATGTTTGAGGGTAGAGCCGAAACATCTCGGCAGAATGGAAGCGGATACGGAAGGCAAGCAGTAGCAGGGCGGGGGACATCTCAAGATCCGCGCCTTGATGTTTATGAAGTCGTCACGGCCAGGATTCTTGAAAAGCTGGCCGCTGGGGTGGTGCCCTGGCAGTCGCCAAGCATTGCCCGCGTTGGGTTCCCGAGGAACTTTTCAACGGGCAACTACTACCGAGGAATTAACGTCTTTTTGCTCGGCTCCATGGAGTATCAAAGCCCCTACTTTTTGACCTTCATCCAGGCCAAAGAACTGGGCGGCAATGTGAAGAAGGGTGAAAAAGGATGCCCCATCGTGAAGCTTGGAACCTGGACAAAGGACCTGGAAGGCCAGACCAAAACGGCAGACGATGGAAGCCAGGAACAGGCCACCGAGAAACGCCAGTTCTTGAAGCTCTACACGGTTTTTAATGCCTGCCAGATTGAGGGCATCGAGTTTCCGGAGCCGCCCAAGTGCGACACGTTCACCGAGTCCCAACAGGCAGAAGCAGCCCGCCAGATTGTGGCCGAGATGCCCAACCCGCCGAGCATCTTTGAAGGCCGCAAAGCGACTCCGTGTTACGTTCCGGCAGAGGATGCCGTCGAAATGCCCAGCCGGGAGACGTTTCGCGCCGAGTGGCGATTCTACAAAACCATGTTCCACGAGCTGGGGCACAGCACCGGCCACCAGTCGCGCCTAGCTCGAAAAAGCCTTCTGGAAAATCGCGGCATGGCCGCAAGTGGGGAGGCTGCCAAAATCTACGGCGTCGAGGAGCTGGTCGCAGAAATGACAGCCGCCTACCTTGGAGCCGCTGCCGGCATCATCGAGGACGATTTCGACAACTCTGCTGCCTACCTCAAAGGCTGGATGGATGTCCTGAAGGTCTCCGATCACAAGAAGTGGCTCGTCCAGGCAGCCAGCGAGGCACAGAAGGCCGCTGATTACATTCTGGGAGCCGAGACAGGCAAACCCCTGGAATGA